The following are encoded in a window of Leptospira selangorensis genomic DNA:
- the pdxH gene encoding pyridoxamine 5'-phosphate oxidase — MENKISDIRNEYSKASLDEKDIGDSPIDFFKTWFDQAVHSEVREPTAMTLATVRKDGMPDARIVLLKGIDKEGFQFYTNYTSAKGKELESNPNACLVFFWAELERQVRIRGKISKVSRANSEEYFHSRPFASQIGALASSQSDPVDDRSILDKHYEDLKLKYEGKTVPLPENWGGYILEASEIEFWQGRRSRLHDRILFRKESGSWAKTRLQP; from the coding sequence ATGGAAAATAAGATCTCTGATATCCGTAACGAATACAGCAAAGCATCTCTGGACGAAAAAGATATCGGAGATTCCCCCATCGATTTTTTCAAAACCTGGTTCGACCAAGCTGTACATTCGGAAGTAAGAGAGCCTACTGCTATGACTTTGGCAACTGTTCGAAAAGACGGAATGCCTGACGCAAGGATCGTATTACTCAAAGGGATCGACAAAGAAGGATTCCAATTTTATACCAATTACACAAGCGCTAAGGGAAAAGAATTAGAATCAAATCCGAATGCCTGCCTTGTATTTTTCTGGGCGGAATTAGAAAGACAGGTCCGTATCAGGGGAAAGATCTCCAAAGTTTCGAGAGCAAATTCGGAAGAATATTTTCATTCCAGACCTTTCGCAAGTCAAATAGGCGCACTCGCTTCTTCTCAAAGTGATCCGGTCGATGACAGATCTATTTTAGATAAACATTATGAAGATCTAAAACTAAAATACGAAGGCAAAACCGTTCCTCTACCTGAAAACTGGGGAGGATATATATTAGAAGCTTCTGAAATAGAATTTTGGCAGGGACGAAGAAGCCGCTTACATGATCGTATCTTATTCCGAAAAGAAAGCGGCTCTTGGGCAAAAACCAGACTACAACCTTAG
- a CDS encoding prepilin peptidase, which translates to MAEYYSEFPYLIFFIWIGGILVSFSMGSFYSTLAYRILRFYYGKERKIGSKLFRLKKILIEPSSCESCGTQIKGASIIPVFGYWISKKECRNCKAPINPLYSLCEAVFGLLFVVSFLLSGKLLGSFAFVALCGHLLVAASTDFKKFSLDYENLPFIVLFGALANYLLFDSVPGKAELIVYVSFSAVFFLIYFIFPASMGFADAIFAPAFAFLSIHPWWIFFLNSSYGIAIIITVLKRKKGESLRQVPIPMGVYFSIGLVLTFIARMLSNSGLLPNWADLIL; encoded by the coding sequence TTGGCGGAGTACTATTCCGAATTCCCATATTTGATCTTTTTCATTTGGATTGGAGGCATTTTAGTCTCCTTCTCCATGGGAAGTTTTTATTCTACGTTAGCCTATAGGATCCTTAGATTCTATTACGGAAAAGAAAGAAAGATCGGTTCTAAACTTTTTAGACTTAAAAAGATCTTAATAGAACCTTCCTCCTGCGAATCCTGTGGAACACAGATCAAAGGTGCTTCAATCATTCCAGTATTCGGATATTGGATCTCTAAAAAAGAATGTAGGAATTGTAAGGCTCCGATCAATCCATTATACTCTCTATGCGAGGCAGTATTCGGATTATTATTCGTAGTCTCCTTTCTTCTTTCCGGAAAATTATTAGGAAGTTTTGCATTCGTGGCCTTATGCGGGCATCTACTAGTCGCGGCAAGCACCGACTTCAAAAAGTTTTCCTTGGATTATGAAAATTTGCCTTTTATCGTTCTGTTCGGTGCATTGGCAAATTATCTATTATTTGATTCTGTTCCGGGAAAAGCTGAGTTAATCGTTTATGTTTCCTTCTCCGCTGTATTCTTCTTAATTTATTTTATATTTCCTGCGAGTATGGGATTTGCGGACGCAATATTCGCACCCGCATTTGCATTCTTAAGCATACATCCTTGGTGGATATTTTTCTTAAATTCTTCTTATGGGATCGCGATCATTATCACTGTCCTGAAAAGAAAAAAAGGAGAAAGTTTAAGACAAGTCCCAATCCCTATGGGAGTTTATTTTTCGATCGGACTAGTATTGACATTTATAGCCAGAATGCTTTCAAATTCAGGTTTACTTCCCAACTGGGCAGATCTCATTCTATAA
- a CDS encoding pyridoxal phosphate-dependent aminotransferase gives MSQSTLDYVLAQRIQGLDSSAIRKAFELAGTLKDPINLSIGQPHFPCPPNIVEAGVKALRDGKTAYTLTAGIPELKEALSQKYKQENGIDYASPERLLVTSGISSAFLLLFNSLLNEGDECLVVTPHFLMYPAYIKIYGGKMNTVSEDFQPEDLNVFKDKKLKIIIFSTPSNPTGTVLTKKQLTALAELAEKTGAYLISDEIYEKFDYDKSFLSVGSFYERAITLSGFSKTYSMTGLRLASIVAPAPIIKTLTTLQQYTLVCAPSVTQWMGIEALKTDMQPYIDDYKEKRDFVYENLKDHYQLKKSGGAFYFFLKIKEKDDDFIVKAVKEKGLILVPGYIFVDSKEYIRISFASEWENLKRGITALKELAS, from the coding sequence ATGAGCCAGAGTACCCTTGATTATGTACTAGCGCAAAGAATCCAAGGTTTGGATTCCTCAGCCATCCGAAAAGCATTCGAACTTGCCGGGACCTTAAAAGACCCGATCAATCTTTCCATTGGACAACCTCATTTTCCTTGTCCTCCGAATATTGTAGAAGCCGGAGTCAAAGCTTTACGCGACGGAAAAACCGCTTATACATTAACGGCGGGAATTCCGGAACTGAAAGAAGCTCTCTCCCAAAAATACAAACAAGAAAACGGGATCGATTACGCAAGTCCGGAACGTCTTTTAGTTACTTCCGGGATCAGCTCCGCGTTTTTATTACTTTTCAATTCTCTTTTGAACGAAGGAGATGAGTGCCTTGTAGTAACTCCTCATTTCTTGATGTATCCTGCTTATATCAAAATTTATGGCGGGAAGATGAATACTGTTTCGGAAGATTTCCAACCGGAAGATCTGAATGTATTCAAGGACAAAAAGTTGAAGATCATCATCTTCTCCACTCCTTCTAATCCTACCGGAACCGTTTTGACTAAAAAACAACTAACGGCGCTTGCGGAACTCGCAGAGAAAACGGGGGCTTATTTGATCTCCGACGAGATCTACGAGAAGTTCGATTACGATAAGTCTTTCTTATCCGTTGGATCTTTTTATGAAAGAGCGATCACTCTTTCCGGGTTTTCCAAAACATATAGTATGACGGGACTTAGATTAGCATCCATAGTCGCTCCAGCTCCTATTATAAAAACGTTAACCACCTTACAACAATACACTTTAGTTTGTGCACCTTCTGTGACCCAATGGATGGGGATAGAAGCTCTTAAAACCGATATGCAACCTTATATAGATGATTATAAGGAAAAAAGGGATTTTGTTTACGAAAATCTAAAGGATCATTACCAGCTGAAAAAAAGCGGGGGTGCCTTCTACTTCTTCTTAAAAATAAAGGAGAAGGATGATGATTTTATCGTAAAAGCAGTAAAAGAAAAAGGCCTGATCTTAGTCCCTGGTTATATATTCGTAGATTCCAAAGAATATATCCGTATCAGTTTTGCTTCCGAATGGGAGAATCTGAAACGAGGCATAACTGCACTAAAAGAACTGGCTTCTTAA
- a CDS encoding AAA family ATPase — protein sequence MDTISIAGIKVPKSKLGNNSGSLGSDLVETDSTVRNLQNILYPLLESRPVLLVGDAGVGKNALIYYINFKRNHPTARFSFNEDTLPEDLIGSYRLLLDGKGFAWGDGPLTSAVRSGASFVADEMNLCPPHIIKRFSTVYESNYLELIEGDGTRIHGAEGFNFIGTQNPSEGFEGRKPLPFDITRYYSTVFIDPHTPDEILFILGKLYPNMDTDILKSCIRISLETETKVVSGNLGKGDLEKYHFNIRNLKKLCNRILALKADQPELRFRELWNFYVEPFRKEDDRNSQIELLLKETGLKSKPNLPEPKFEVHKGSLFCNDKEIHVTNEKTAKEILSSVPMPLKLREFAEKVYSAVQFKENVLIEYSEEQDPQLILPLFTEISGVPLEAVHLCKGIHTADIIGALKPIAGSQVGWVDGPLTKGIREGGNILITNLEAAGAELVEKLNMLTDDARALVLPPESSEDKPLSLKEDSRIFALKLFRKTKSTPTISRAFRNRFTSVLFPELEDNATLKEILNFYLPEGDLVSKMAEFHTKIKDLAKKRTIGSANLMPYTFGLSNLLQWKDHILRYADESLGKEGLREIALRGGKIAYSNQVSDPGERKELERILEFSLSGIEIVSDFFQTLEDKKKKTLTPSTEIEKKRWWDPELHKREPLTGKAELKNSGRELREGLEINTPETGGQRKEGPDAWYGQETRGNMGQGEPAGGGGAWGYRTEELYKAFLAKRRILWEYTIQTSIKEFKEVFGRSLEEVELNLERLFDPEIDINRMYRSEGSRIDTRKYISFLSGKGDSKVFDKTTIDKDEEKLKGVEVAFLVSKSRRIFNFEYSVATLSAMLSSAHILDEHDVNFSVTAYSDRMNRKDRIDLVQVKRMDEYFDSKKEEEMFDSLRSDWQGDSIEEYQLLEQIESYFSPEAQTKILVMISDFRGQRGKTEIEQEIQSRDNKRLKAEILKHSNKNYVFLGVGLGRRYIAEHLFPDSIQITSENFYNMPNLIGAELGRLILTHHSSR from the coding sequence ATGGATACAATTTCAATCGCCGGCATCAAAGTACCTAAGTCTAAATTAGGAAATAACTCCGGCTCTTTAGGTTCCGATCTGGTGGAGACTGATTCCACAGTTAGGAATTTGCAAAATATTCTGTATCCTCTTCTGGAATCCCGCCCGGTGCTACTCGTTGGAGATGCTGGTGTTGGAAAAAACGCACTCATCTATTATATCAACTTCAAGAGAAATCATCCGACTGCAAGATTCAGTTTTAACGAGGACACTCTTCCTGAAGATCTAATCGGTTCTTATCGTTTACTTTTGGATGGAAAAGGTTTCGCTTGGGGAGATGGCCCATTAACTTCGGCAGTCAGAAGTGGTGCAAGTTTTGTGGCGGATGAGATGAACCTTTGTCCACCTCATATCATCAAACGTTTTTCCACTGTTTATGAATCCAATTATCTAGAACTGATCGAGGGAGATGGAACTCGTATCCATGGTGCGGAAGGTTTCAATTTTATAGGAACCCAAAACCCATCGGAAGGATTCGAAGGACGTAAACCTCTTCCTTTTGATATCACCAGATATTATTCTACTGTATTCATAGATCCTCATACTCCAGATGAGATTTTGTTCATTTTAGGAAAATTATATCCGAACATGGATACTGATATTCTTAAATCCTGTATCCGTATTTCACTCGAGACTGAGACCAAAGTTGTTTCAGGTAATTTAGGAAAAGGTGATTTAGAAAAATATCACTTCAATATCCGAAATCTTAAAAAACTTTGTAATCGTATTCTCGCCCTAAAGGCTGATCAACCTGAGCTTAGATTCAGGGAACTCTGGAATTTCTACGTAGAACCATTCCGCAAAGAAGATGATCGCAATTCTCAAATTGAACTTCTACTCAAAGAAACTGGATTAAAATCCAAGCCGAACCTTCCTGAACCTAAGTTCGAAGTTCATAAGGGATCCTTATTCTGCAACGATAAGGAAATCCATGTAACGAATGAGAAGACTGCAAAAGAAATTCTATCCTCTGTTCCGATGCCTTTGAAACTAAGAGAGTTTGCGGAGAAGGTTTACTCTGCGGTTCAATTTAAAGAAAACGTTCTGATCGAATATTCTGAAGAGCAGGATCCTCAGCTCATTCTACCTTTATTCACTGAGATCAGCGGTGTTCCTTTAGAAGCAGTTCATCTTTGTAAAGGAATCCACACCGCTGATATTATCGGTGCTTTAAAACCGATCGCGGGTTCCCAAGTCGGGTGGGTAGACGGCCCACTTACTAAAGGTATTCGAGAAGGTGGAAATATACTGATCACCAACTTGGAAGCGGCAGGAGCGGAACTCGTAGAAAAACTGAATATGCTTACGGATGATGCAAGAGCACTTGTTCTTCCTCCTGAAAGTTCGGAAGATAAACCTCTTTCTTTAAAAGAAGATTCTCGTATCTTCGCATTGAAATTATTCAGAAAAACTAAGTCTACTCCTACAATTTCTAGAGCATTCCGTAACAGATTCACTTCTGTTCTGTTCCCGGAACTGGAAGATAATGCGACACTTAAAGAAATCCTAAACTTCTATCTGCCGGAAGGAGACCTTGTCTCTAAAATGGCGGAGTTTCATACTAAGATTAAGGATCTTGCCAAAAAGAGAACCATCGGTTCTGCGAATTTAATGCCTTATACATTCGGACTTTCTAATCTTCTGCAATGGAAGGATCATATTCTTCGCTACGCGGATGAGTCTCTCGGAAAAGAGGGCTTGCGTGAGATCGCTCTTAGAGGCGGAAAGATCGCTTATTCCAATCAGGTTTCTGATCCTGGAGAAAGAAAAGAGTTGGAGAGAATTTTAGAATTCTCCTTATCAGGAATCGAGATTGTATCGGACTTCTTCCAAACCTTGGAGGATAAGAAAAAAAAAACTCTGACCCCTTCTACCGAAATCGAAAAGAAACGTTGGTGGGATCCTGAATTACATAAAAGAGAACCTCTTACCGGAAAAGCGGAACTTAAAAACTCAGGAAGAGAATTAAGAGAAGGCCTGGAGATCAATACTCCTGAAACGGGCGGCCAAAGAAAAGAAGGCCCGGACGCCTGGTACGGACAAGAGACCAGAGGAAACATGGGCCAAGGTGAACCCGCAGGCGGAGGTGGAGCCTGGGGTTATCGCACTGAAGAATTATATAAAGCATTCTTAGCAAAGCGCAGGATACTTTGGGAATACACAATCCAAACAAGCATCAAAGAATTTAAGGAAGTATTCGGGCGCAGTTTGGAAGAAGTAGAACTGAACCTAGAAAGACTTTTTGATCCGGAAATAGATATCAACCGGATGTATAGAAGTGAAGGTTCTCGCATCGACACCAGAAAATATATATCCTTTCTCTCCGGAAAAGGGGACTCTAAGGTATTCGATAAGACCACGATAGATAAGGATGAAGAAAAACTAAAAGGTGTAGAAGTCGCCTTCTTGGTTTCCAAGTCCCGTAGGATCTTCAACTTCGAATATTCTGTCGCTACATTATCCGCAATGCTCTCCAGCGCTCATATCCTGGATGAACATGACGTAAACTTCTCCGTAACGGCTTATTCTGATAGAATGAACCGAAAAGACAGGATCGATTTGGTTCAAGTGAAACGAATGGACGAATACTTCGACTCCAAAAAGGAAGAGGAGATGTTCGATTCTCTCCGCTCGGACTGGCAAGGGGATTCAATCGAAGAATACCAGCTCTTAGAACAGATAGAATCCTACTTTTCCCCGGAGGCCCAGACGAAAATACTGGTTATGATTTCGGACTTTAGGGGACAAAGGGGTAAAACGGAGATCGAACAGGAGATCCAATCCCGAGACAATAAACGTCTAAAGGCAGAGATCCTTAAACATTCGAATAAAAATTACGTGTTTTTGGGTGTGGGACTGGGACGCAGATATATTGCGGAACATTTATTTCCGGATTCTATCCAAATCACTTCCGAAAACTTTTATAATATGCCGAATTTAATCGGAGCAGAACTGGGAAGATTGATCCTGACTCACCATTCTTCCCGATAA
- the smpB gene encoding SsrA-binding protein, which produces MATKKEKDNSPQPLVNKKAKFNFELISFIEAGIVLSGSEVKSLREKKANLTDAFAKIKNGEVYLDSFSITPYKNGGYTNHPDIRPRKLLLNRKEIDKLDKQIKEKGLVLVATKVYFKENRWAKVELALGKPKKLYDKREDMKKSDAKLEIARAMKTKNYS; this is translated from the coding sequence ATGGCAACGAAGAAGGAAAAAGACAATAGCCCTCAACCTCTGGTAAATAAAAAAGCCAAGTTTAACTTCGAATTGATCTCATTCATCGAAGCAGGCATCGTTTTGTCCGGATCGGAAGTTAAAAGTCTCCGAGAAAAAAAAGCAAACCTCACTGATGCATTTGCTAAGATAAAAAACGGAGAAGTTTACCTGGATAGTTTTTCCATCACTCCGTATAAGAACGGGGGATATACAAACCATCCTGATATTCGCCCACGTAAACTTCTACTGAATAGAAAAGAGATAGATAAACTAGATAAACAGATCAAAGAAAAGGGATTGGTGCTCGTCGCTACTAAAGTATATTTCAAAGAGAACCGTTGGGCGAAAGTCGAGTTAGCATTAGGAAAACCTAAAAAGCTCTATGATAAACGGGAAGATATGAAAAAAAGCGACGCAAAACTGGAAATCGCGAGAGCGATGAAGACCAAGAATTACTCCTAA
- the der gene encoding ribosome biogenesis GTPase Der: protein MSSKKRVPIISIVGRQNVGKSTLFNALLKKKLAITEDYPGVTRDVLRARVLNPEKGLDFILADTPGLDIERPESLEEAVLENAFRQVAESDLVVFLLDLHEVTSYDSKLIDKFRKDPELTQIPVLYCVNKVDHPEDEEDLDSFYKMGLSEILPISAIGRRNLPLLLEKIAFLLPTAKRKNQTTEEEETPSVSTEDFSLAIVGKPNAGKSSLLNALCGYDRAVVSEVAGTTRDSVDTTVTFDGKKIRITDTAGIRRKSDKAEALEFYSYQRTKRTIQNSDVVIHLLDALKGFGEFDKKIVGMLQEEGKPFLLAVNKWDAIEEKDNDSFKNYQERLYSRFPLLKEIQIITLSAKEKQRIHKMMEMTIDLAARSKKKISTSELNQSLRAWMAEAGRSFSANKPPKMLYCTQVSVSPFHLILFVNHIDYFKSNLLTFIKKKLTEKYNLKGIPIRLELRSDRK, encoded by the coding sequence ATGTCCTCTAAAAAAAGAGTTCCGATTATAAGTATCGTAGGACGCCAGAATGTTGGTAAGTCCACATTATTCAACGCACTTCTTAAAAAGAAATTAGCGATTACCGAGGATTACCCCGGTGTGACGCGTGATGTTCTTCGTGCTCGTGTTTTAAATCCGGAGAAGGGACTAGACTTTATTCTGGCAGATACTCCTGGTCTGGATATAGAAAGACCGGAAAGTCTGGAAGAAGCAGTTCTTGAAAATGCTTTCAGACAAGTTGCTGAATCCGACCTTGTAGTTTTTCTTCTAGACCTACATGAGGTCACTTCTTACGATTCCAAACTCATTGATAAATTCAGAAAAGACCCTGAACTAACTCAGATACCGGTTCTATATTGTGTAAACAAAGTGGATCATCCGGAAGACGAAGAAGACCTGGATTCTTTTTATAAGATGGGTCTGTCAGAGATCTTACCGATCTCTGCAATAGGAAGAAGGAACCTTCCACTTCTTCTGGAAAAAATTGCATTCTTACTTCCAACCGCGAAAAGAAAAAACCAAACCACGGAAGAAGAGGAAACGCCTTCTGTTTCTACCGAAGATTTCAGTCTTGCGATCGTAGGAAAACCGAATGCTGGAAAATCCAGTTTATTAAATGCACTTTGCGGATATGATAGAGCGGTTGTGAGCGAAGTTGCAGGAACAACTAGAGACTCGGTAGATACGACAGTTACCTTCGACGGAAAAAAAATCCGTATTACGGATACTGCAGGTATTCGCAGGAAATCGGATAAGGCAGAGGCCCTGGAATTTTATTCTTACCAAAGAACAAAAAGAACCATTCAAAATTCCGACGTGGTCATTCATCTTTTGGACGCGCTCAAAGGTTTTGGGGAATTCGATAAAAAGATCGTAGGAATGCTCCAAGAAGAAGGAAAACCTTTCTTACTCGCCGTAAATAAATGGGATGCAATAGAAGAAAAGGATAATGATTCCTTTAAAAACTACCAAGAACGTTTATACTCCAGATTTCCTCTCCTTAAAGAAATACAGATCATCACTCTAAGCGCTAAGGAAAAACAAAGGATCCATAAGATGATGGAAATGACCATCGATCTTGCGGCCCGTTCTAAGAAAAAGATCTCTACCTCGGAATTAAACCAATCTCTTCGGGCTTGGATGGCGGAAGCGGGTAGGTCCTTCTCCGCAAATAAACCTCCTAAGATGTTGTATTGTACACAAGTTTCCGTTTCTCCGTTTCATCTCATCTTATTCGTGAACCATATAGATTATTTCAAATCAAACCTATTAACTTTTATAAAGAAGAAGTTAACGGAGAAGTATAATCTGAAAGGGATCCCGATCCGTTTAGAATTGAGATCTGATCGAAAATGA
- the plsY gene encoding glycerol-3-phosphate 1-O-acyltransferase PlsY, with the protein MNELYLFFLPASFLLGSIPFGFLAAKFKGIDIRQKGSGNIGATNVTRMLGWKIGLPVLLLDIAKGAVFPLVIRSIYGESQEYLSLFCGVAAVLGHMFSPFLKFKGGKGVATSFGVFAVLAPGPTLITLIVFLSLKKIFGFVSIGSIGGAITLPISYYLLSLIDGKSFNTPVFWAIICISSTILVLHRTNLIRLIKGQEFASDKEKYKNQE; encoded by the coding sequence ATGAACGAGCTATACTTATTCTTCTTACCTGCATCTTTCCTTTTAGGCTCAATTCCTTTCGGATTTTTAGCCGCTAAATTTAAAGGAATAGATATCAGACAAAAAGGAAGCGGGAATATCGGTGCCACCAATGTAACTCGCATGCTTGGTTGGAAGATAGGACTTCCCGTTTTACTTTTGGACATTGCTAAGGGCGCGGTGTTTCCACTCGTGATCCGGTCGATCTATGGAGAGTCCCAAGAATATCTTTCTCTTTTTTGTGGAGTGGCAGCGGTCCTTGGTCATATGTTTTCTCCTTTTTTAAAGTTTAAAGGGGGGAAGGGAGTGGCCACGAGCTTTGGAGTATTTGCAGTGCTTGCTCCAGGACCGACTCTTATCACCTTAATTGTATTCTTAAGTTTGAAGAAGATCTTCGGTTTCGTATCGATTGGATCGATAGGAGGAGCAATCACTCTACCTATTTCGTACTATCTACTTTCTTTAATAGACGGTAAAAGTTTTAATACTCCTGTCTTTTGGGCAATCATATGTATCAGTTCAACTATCTTGGTTTTACATAGGACAAATCTGATCCGTTTGATCAAAGGCCAAGAATTTGCTTCCGATAAAGAGAAGTATAAAAACCAAGAATAA
- a CDS encoding DMT family transporter, with product MFQNQSIKFFILLVIAMVSWGFAWPSAKSIVGTEPPIVIVFWRFLATALSLVPVLIIRKESIALPDKKGLLQVAIGAVLYTIYNQFFLLGLSQGLAGAGGVLVTTMNPIFTYILVHTFQRKLPSGKEFIGLFIGLTGGFLLLKIWEGDWTLLFQSGNVYFLLCAFSWAILSMNSHSTGQRMSPMVYSFYVFSIGTILDLFLAFPYDLGGVMDNNWNFWVQLLYLSVISTTFGTTVYFYASSRLGSRTASSFIFLVPVTALLGSWIFLGEEPKLSTLLGGVFAISSVIILNRTQGKKEEVLEEELEVPN from the coding sequence ATGTTCCAAAATCAATCTATAAAATTCTTTATCCTACTCGTAATTGCTATGGTGAGCTGGGGATTCGCTTGGCCTTCCGCAAAATCAATCGTGGGGACCGAACCTCCGATCGTAATTGTATTCTGGAGATTTTTAGCCACAGCGCTTTCTTTAGTTCCAGTATTGATCATCAGAAAAGAATCCATTGCCTTACCTGATAAAAAAGGATTATTACAAGTAGCAATAGGCGCTGTCTTATATACAATATACAATCAATTCTTCCTATTAGGGCTTAGCCAAGGTTTGGCCGGAGCAGGTGGGGTACTCGTCACCACAATGAATCCGATCTTTACTTATATCTTGGTCCATACATTCCAAAGAAAACTTCCTTCCGGAAAAGAATTTATAGGTTTGTTCATCGGATTAACCGGTGGATTCTTACTCTTAAAAATTTGGGAAGGAGATTGGACCTTACTCTTCCAATCAGGGAATGTTTATTTTTTACTCTGTGCATTCAGTTGGGCAATTCTAAGTATGAATAGTCATAGCACAGGGCAAAGAATGTCTCCGATGGTGTACAGCTTTTATGTGTTCAGCATCGGAACAATACTGGATCTATTTCTTGCATTTCCATACGATCTAGGCGGAGTAATGGACAATAATTGGAATTTCTGGGTCCAATTACTTTATCTTTCCGTAATATCCACGACTTTCGGGACCACTGTGTATTTTTATGCATCCAGTAGATTGGGATCCAGAACTGCAAGTTCCTTTATATTCTTAGTTCCGGTTACCGCACTTTTGGGAAGTTGGATCTTTTTGGGAGAAGAACCTAAATTGAGCACATTACTCGGAGGAGTATTCGCGATTTCTTCTGTGATTATACTGAATAGAACTCAGGGAAAAAAAGAAGAAGTTTTAGAAGAAGAACTAGAAGTTCCGAATTAA
- a CDS encoding EAL domain-containing protein gives MEQVIGKETDILPFFQPILSVEDGQIFAHEVLARKKTVDGIVSAGYLFSAEAGLSDSELGELEESLWRKALEKLKVHPDQSKLFLNISPNRLYRELENERIDSFRLLRLAREYGIEPNRIILEVTEEEFSGSLDSLRIAVDLLRAYGFKIALDDLGSEASGIERVGLLRPDFLKLDLRLIRASSRSPSVRKVLEHIRDLAFSLGASVLYEGLETQEELYFALEGGARFLQGFLLLRPGAELSTGKEPSLSIKEMVKFFHQKKMETLKQELSFENKIRLTLGELLNPFPILQIANRYLIDAYTVFQSSKEIHRVYITDSKGTQLSPYYMRTGEDSFRETSHGIGKNWSYLPYFYRQLRDSMRKPDDWGMSERYFDSDAVKDLIVFSREVGSGAYVFLDVTAPRLY, from the coding sequence ATGGAGCAAGTAATCGGCAAAGAAACTGATATCCTACCTTTCTTCCAGCCGATCTTGTCCGTAGAAGATGGACAAATTTTCGCTCATGAGGTTTTGGCTCGCAAAAAGACCGTAGATGGTATCGTTTCTGCCGGTTATTTATTCTCTGCCGAAGCCGGACTATCTGATTCTGAATTAGGAGAATTAGAAGAAAGCCTCTGGAGAAAAGCATTAGAAAAACTTAAAGTTCATCCGGACCAATCCAAATTATTTCTGAATATTTCTCCTAATCGCCTTTATAGAGAATTGGAAAATGAAAGGATTGATTCTTTCAGATTATTACGTTTAGCCAGAGAATATGGAATAGAACCGAATCGTATTATTTTAGAAGTCACTGAAGAGGAATTTTCGGGAAGCCTGGACTCATTAAGGATCGCAGTGGACCTTCTCCGCGCATACGGATTTAAGATCGCATTGGACGATTTAGGCTCGGAGGCTTCCGGTATAGAAAGAGTGGGACTTCTCCGCCCGGACTTTTTAAAATTAGATCTCAGATTAATCAGAGCATCTTCTCGTTCTCCATCTGTTAGAAAAGTATTGGAACATATACGTGACCTTGCATTCTCCCTGGGAGCTTCCGTTTTATACGAAGGTTTGGAAACCCAAGAAGAATTATACTTTGCATTAGAAGGCGGAGCCAGATTCCTACAGGGATTTTTACTTTTGAGACCCGGAGCAGAACTTTCCACAGGCAAAGAACCTTCTCTATCCATCAAAGAAATGGTGAAATTTTTTCATCAAAAAAAGATGGAAACACTTAAGCAAGAGTTGAGTTTTGAAAATAAGATCAGGCTAACTTTAGGGGAACTTCTGAACCCTTTTCCTATATTACAAATAGCGAATAGATATTTGATAGATGCATATACGGTTTTTCAATCTTCTAAAGAGATCCATAGGGTTTATATCACTGATTCTAAAGGAACTCAATTATCTCCTTATTATATGAGAACCGGTGAAGATTCTTTTAGGGAAACGAGCCATGGGATCGGTAAAAATTGGTCTTATCTTCCTTATTTTTATAGGCAGCTTAGAGATTCGATGAGAAAGCCTGATGATTGGGGAATGAGCGAGAGATATTTTGATAGCGACGCGGTTAAAGATCTGATCGTTTTTAGCAGAGAAGTGGGATCCGGTGCTTACGTATTTTTAGACGTGACCGCTCCTCGCCTGTACTAA